The Candidatus Eremiobacteraceae bacterium genome includes the window TATGCCCGCCGCCGCGGTGGCGCACGGTGATGTGGCCGTTGAAGTTGCGGCCCGCGGTCCTGTTTTTCGGTTCGAGCAGCGACTCTTCCGGACTTTTCTTCGTGATCTCCTCGAACGAGGGGACCGCCATGAAGCGCCGTCCGGGCGATGTCGGCTTGAATTTCTTTACTGCCATCGTCTTTTCGTCTTGTCCCTACGACTCGAAGTAGTTGACGCCGCCGAGTTCGATCTTGTCGCCCTCGCGCAACGTGACGACCGCTTTTTTCCAGTCCGGACGCTGCACGGTGGGGCGTGCGGTGCGCTTGCGCATGTCGCGCTTGCGCTTGCCGTGCACGCTCACGGTGTTGACGCGCAGCACCTTGACCTTGAACAATCCTTCGATCGCCGTTCTGATGTGGTGTTTGGTGGCCTCGGAACTCACCTGGAATGTGTACTGCGATGCAGCCGTTTGGACGACGGATTTCTCCGTGACCACCGGCCGGATCACGACATGTCTTGCTTCAGGCACCACACACCTCTGCAAGCGCGTCGTACGCGCTCTTCGTCATGACGATCCGTTCGTGCGCGAGCAGCGCGTGGACCGAGATCTCATCGTGGCCCGCGATGGTCAAGTTGGCCAAGTTGCGCCCGGCCTGCGCGATAGCCGCTGCGCCCTCATCCGATCCGCG containing:
- the rplW gene encoding 50S ribosomal protein L23 encodes the protein MIRPVVTEKSVVQTAASQYTFQVSSEATKHHIRTAIEGLFKVKVLRVNTVSVHGKRKRDMRKRTARPTVQRPDWKKAVVTLREGDKIELGGVNYFES